From the Deltaproteobacteria bacterium genome, the window AACACCCCCCAGGGTTTCGATGCCGAGGGTCAGGGGGGTTACGTCGAGGAGGAGCAGGTCTTTGACTTCACCGGAAAGCACACCGGCCTGGACAGCGGCGCCGAGGGCGACCACCTCATCCGGATTGACTCCCTGATGAGGCTCTCTCCCGAATAATTTTTTAACCTCTTCCTGGACTCGTGGGATCCGTGTGGAACCACCCACCAGGACCACTTCGTGGATGTCTGAGGCCTTCTTCTTGCCATCAGCCAATGCCTTTTTGCACGGCTCTAAACTCCGGAGGATCAGGTCCTCACAGAGCGCCTCCAGCTTGGCCCGTGTCAGCCGGATGTTCATATGTTTTGGACCGGAGGCATCCGCGGTCAGGAAGGGGAGGTTGATCTCCGTCTCCAGCACGCTGGAGAGTTCAATCTTGGCCTTCTCCGCCGCCTCTTTCAGACGTTGCAGGACCATCTTGTCACGGGAAAGATCGATCCCCTGATCTTTCTTGAATTCGGCAATCAGGTAATCGATGACCCTGTGGTCAATGTTGTCACCGCCGAGATGGGTATCGCCGTTGGTGGAGATGACCTCAACGACATTTTCGCCGACCTCCAGGATCGAAATATCAAAAGTACCGCCGCCAAAGTCGTAGACGGCGATCGTCTCGTTTTTCTTCTTGTCCAGACCATAGGCCAAGGCCGAGGCGGTCGGCTCGTTGACGATCCTTAAAACTTCAAGCCCGGCGATCTTTCCAGAATCTTTAGTCGCCTGCCGCTGGCTGTCGTTAAAATAGGCGGGGACGGTGATCACCGCCTGAGTGACCTTTTCCCCAAGATACGATTCCGCCGCCTTTTTCAGCTTCATCAGGATCTTGGACGAGATATCGGGGGGGTTGTACTCCTTTCCCTGGATGGCCACGAGGACGTCTCCGTTGGAGTTTTTGTTGACTTTGTAGGGGACCATCTTCATCTCTTCGGAAACCTCTCCGTACTTTCGTCCCATGAACCGCTTGATGGAGTAAACGGTGTTGTCCGGATTGGTGATCGCCTGACGCTTGGCGATCTGGCCAACGAGCACCTCCCCATCCTTGGTAAAGGCGACCACCGACGGGGTGAGCCGCGAGCCTTCTTCGTTGACGATGACCTTCGGCTCTTTCCCCTCCATCACCGCCACGACGCTGTTGGTGGTTCCGAGGTCTATCCCTATGATTTTAGGCATGATTTCTCTCTCCTTTTTACGCTCGCACCAGTTAAACTGGATGCTCGCTTGGGGTTGCAGGCGTAATTTAGGCATGAAATCCGGTTTGTCAAGGAGGGACAGCTTTCCCCCCATCCTGTGTTGACTTTAAAAAAATAGCGATTAGTTTACCCCGATGGCGAAAAGGGATTATTACGAGATCTTGGGTCTTTCCAGGGAGGCGACCCAAGAAGAGATCAAAAAAGTCTATCGCCAGCTGGCCCTCAAATACCATCCCGACCGGAATCCCGGGGACAAACAATCAGAGGAAAAATTCAAGGAGGCGGCCGAGGCTTACGAAGTCCTGGCGGATGCCGAAAAGAGGGAGCGCTACGACCGTTTTGGTCATGCCGGTTTGAACGGCACCGGGTTTCACCCGTTTACCAATGTGGACGATATTTTTTCCTCCTTCGGGGATATCTTTGAGGACTTCTTCGGTTTCGGAGGGAGTTCGAGGGGGCGTCGGGGAAGAAGCCGGCGCGGGGGAGACCTCTCCTGTGAGGTCGGGATCGAGTTCCTGGAGGCCTGCACCGGTCTTGAAAAGAAGATTGAGATCACTAAAAAGGAAAAATGCACCGCCTGTCACGGTAGTAGGGGGGCGGCCGGTTCCAGCCGTCAGACCTGCCTTCAGTGTCAGGGGAGCGGCCAGATTGGGCACCGTCAGGGGTTCTTTGTGGTCAGCGCCACTTGTGACCGGTGTGACGGGGAGGGGACGATTCTCAGCCACCCCTGCGCCGATTGCCGTGGTTCCGGGTTGGTCAAAAAAACGAAGAAACTCTCCATCAAGATCCCGCCCGGGATTGATAACGGTGTTCGGCTCGTCCTTCAGGGAGAGGGGGAGGCCGGTCAGGATGACGGGCCGTCGGGGGATCTGTATGTTTTCGTTCGTGTGGGAAGCCACGATTTTTTTGAAAGGGACGGGGATACAATCTACTGTGAGATTCCTGTTTCCATGACCCAGGCGGCGTTAGGCGGTGAGATCGAGGTGCCAACCCCTTATGGCAACGAAAAGGTCAAGATCCCGAAGGGGATTGAAAATGGAGAGACGATTGTGCTGAAGGGAAAAGGTTTCCCGCACTTAAGGGGCCAAAAAAAGGGAGATCAGGTCTTGAAAATCCTGGTGAAGACCCCGAGGCCCCTGAATAAACGTCAGGAGGAACTGCTCCACGAATTTGCCGTGCTTTCCGGTGAAGAAGGGGTGACACCCCATTCCCCCAAAAAGAAAAAGGGGTTTTTCAGTTGAATTACGAAGAAGCCAGGATTCGGACCGGCCCCGCCGGCGAGGGTTTTTCCCTCTATTATCAAGCCTGGCGTGTCTCTTCACCGAAGACAATCTTGATCTTTGTCCATGGCCTCGGTGAACACAGCGGCCGGTACAAAAATCTTGTTACCTATTTTTCCCCACGAAACTACACCCTCTATGGTTATGACCAGAGGGGGCATGGCAAGAGTCCGGGCCCAAGGGCTCATGTGGACCGGTTCGACCTTCTTCTGGAGGACCTCGATCAACTCATCCGGTTTGTCCGAAAAAATGAACAATGCCAAAAACTCTTTGTCATCGGTCATAGTTTCGGCGGTCAGGTGCTCTTGAACTACTGTCTGGACTTTCCGGGGAATATGGATGGCGCTATTTTTTCCTCTCCCAATATCCGGGTCGCCTTTCCGATTTCGCCGCTCAAGGTCAGGCTGGCCCATTTTGTGGATCGATTTTTCCCGGAACTGTCGCTTCCGAATGATCTGAATCCGGATCATATTTCGCACGACCCTGCGGTGGTCAAGGCCTATACCAGTGATCCCCTTGTCTCAAAAAAGATTACCGTTCGTTTGGGAAAGGAGATCCTGGATAACCAGGCGGTGTTGATGAACAGGGCAGGGCAGTTTGATACCCCCTCCCTCTTTCTCCATGCTGGGGATGACAAGATCTGTTCCCGTCCGGCCACCGAAGAATTCTTTGACAAGATCCCAATTTCGGATAAAGTCCTGAAAACCTACGACGGTTTTTATCATGAGCTGTTCAACGAGATCGGTCAGGAGAGGGTCTTTGGGGATATCGAACGATGGCTCGAACAAAAATTAAAATTGTAGGGGCACTGGTCGTTGTTCTTTTCTCTTTGATGGCCGAGGCCCGTTCCCCTTATAAAGCGGCCCTCAAGAAATGGACCGAGAAAGATTCTGCCTATTCCTGGGATAATTTTGAGGCCCGGATGGTCTGGCAGGCCACCTATCAGGGGGCTGAATTTCGCAAGGCACGGGTGGAGGAGCAGGCCCGCATTTACCAGTTGAGGGAGGAGGAAAAAGCGGCCCTGATGAAGAAGGAGGAAGAAGAGTTGGCGGTCTACGACGATTTCTTTGTCGCACTCTATACCGGCAGTGGTCAGTGGTCCGATATCGGCAAAGATCTCAAACTCTGGAGAATCGTCCTGGCCCTTCCCGATGAAAGAGAAAACTCTTCCCCCTCCATTGAGGTTGTCAAATCGGGCGAACTGGAGCGAAAATTTTACCCCTATATTGACAAGTGGTCACGGACCTTCCGGATCCGCTTTGCCAAATTTCTGCCACCGGAGACGAAAGAATTTTCCCTCAGGATGATCGGGATCCCGGCGACGTCAACACTGGAGTGGAAGGTTAAATAACCGTATCCTTCTCAAACTCCCGCCTGGTTTCAGGATGATCAGTATTATAGTGGAGTCCTCGACTTTCCTTTCTTGCCTGGGCGCATTGAATGACCAGATCAGCGACCGTGGCGATATTGCGAAGTTCCAGGAGATCACTGGTTAAGCGAAAATTCCAATAATACTCCTTGATCTCTTCCTGGAGCAGGTCAATTCTCGCCTTGGCTCTTGCCAGCCTCTTGTCGGAACGAACAATACCCACATAGTGCCACATCAGACGCCGGATCTCTTCCCAATTGTGGGTGATTACAATCTGTTCGTCGTTTTCAGGGGCTCGCGTCGCCCCCTCCACCGGCAGAGCCGGATGGAGCCTCCCCCTCAACGGCCCTTCGGGCCTGTATTCTTTTATTTCTTGGATTGCTGCTTTTGCGGCCCGTTTAGCAAACACCACCGCCTCCAGAAGTGAATTGGAGGCGAGGCGGTTTGCCCCATGGAGACCGGTGCAGGAGACTTCACCAGCGGCATAAAGCCCACCGATGCTGGTTTTTCCATCGCTGTCGGTGACAACCCCTCCACAAAAATAGTGGGCCGCCGGGACGACCGGGATCGGCTCCGCTGTGATATCGACCCCGTAACGAAGGCACTGGTTGTAAATATTGGGGAATCGTTCCTTGATAAAGGAGGCCGGCTTGCCGGTGATATCGAGGAGGACGTAGTCGTCCCCTGTTCTTTTCAGTTCGGAGTCGATGGCCCGGGCTACGCTATCGCGAGGGGCCAATTCCTTTTGCGGGTGGTATTTTTGCATGAACGGTTCGCCATTCTTCAGCCGGAGTGCCGCTCCTTCACCCCGGACCGCCTCTGAAATTAGAAAACGTCTCCCGTTGGATGAATCACTCTTCGGATAGGAATCTCTGGTGTTAAAAAAACAGGTCGGGTGAAATTGCACAAATTCAAGGTTACCCATCCGGGCCCCGGCCCGGTAGGCCATTGCCATCCCGTCACCGGTGGCAATATCCGGGTTTGAGGTATAGAGGTAGACCTTTCCGGCCCCGCCGGTTGCCAGAAGCGTAACCTTGGCCCGGATTGTTTTCACAACCTTTGTTTTTTGATCGAGCAGGTAAAGTCCGAGACAGGCCTCACCTCCTGCCTCCGGCGGTCTAATCCCGAGTTGACGACTTGTAATCAGATCAATTCCAAAATGATGCTGTAGCATGGAGATATTTTTATTTTTGGCAATAAGGTTGAGGAGCGCCCGCTCTATTTCGGCGCCGGTCATATCCTGGGCGTGCAGTATCCTTCGCGCTGAATGACCCCCTTCCCGTCCGAGATCAAACTCCTCTTTATTTTTTCTGGTAAAGGCAACACCCCGCTCAACCATCTTCATCACTTCCTGGGGCCCTTCTTCAATAACCATTCGGACAACCTCAGGGCGGCAGAGCCCGGCGCCGGCGTTCAAGGTGTCCTGAATATGGGACTGAAAAGAATCCTGGGAACTGAAGACAGAGGCGATCCCCCCCTGGGCGTAATTGGTATTCGATTCAGCCTGATCTTTTTTGGTGACAACGATGACGGAGCCCTGTTCAGCCGCTTCCAGGGCAAACCAGAGGCCGGCGATCCCACTGCCAACCACCAGAAAATCAGTTTCTAATTCCATAGTGGTTCCTCTAATCTTCATTGCCTTGGATGTCAAATAGTGGTACTCAGCCCGGTTCCATGGCATGGCTCGAGAAGAAACCGTTCTTTCGTCGGCGCCGTTTTGAAAGAAAAGAATTCCTGGGTCTTCCCAATTACCTCACCTATGGGAGGATCGCCGCCATACCGGTCATTGTCTTCCTCCTCATGAGTCTCCATCCGGACGGGGGAAGGGTGATTCACCCAAGGGTTTACCACTGGGATCATTTTGCCAGTTTTTTGGCCACCGTTATTTTTATCGTGGCCGCCTTGTCGGATGTGGTTGACGGGTATTACGCCCGTCGGTACAACTTCACCAGTTCCTTCGGCAAATTTTTGGACCCGTTGGCCGATAAGCTTCTTTCCACAGCAGTCCTGATCCTCCTCATCCCGATTCGCCGGATTGCGGCGTGGGTTGTCCTGATACTGATCTCCAGAGAGATTGCCATCACGACCCTCCGTGCGATCGCCGCCGATGAGGGGATTGTGATCGCCGCCTCCCGATGGGGGAAATACAAGACGGTCATGGAAAACTTTGCCCTCGGGTTTTTCATTTACTACTACCCGGCCCTCGGCCTCAATACCCGAGCAATCGCCAACATCCTCATCGTGATGACGATCCTCCTTTCCCTCGGTTCCGGAATCCACTACATCATCGGCTTCTTCAGGGAGGTTTTTGCAAAGGGTGATTCACCCAAGGGGATTTCCAGTTGACGGAAGCCTCTAAATCGGCTACATTATTGGTAATTTAGCTCCTCCTAACTGTTATGAATAAATCAGGGTTAGTACAAACGATTGCCGACAAGGCGAAATTGACGAAGAAGCGAGCTGAAGACTTGGTTGATCTCATCTTCAATTCCATGTCCGAGGCGTTGCTCCAGGGGGACAGGATCGAGATCAGGGGGTTCGGCAGTTTCGTTGTGAGGGTTTACGAGTCCTATACCGGGCGCAACCCGCGCACGGGAGAATCGATCCAGGTCAAGCCGAAGAAACTTCCCTTCTTCAAGGTGGGCAAGGAACTCAAAGAAAAGGTTGACGGCAAAATTGCAAAAAAGTCTCCAGCCGGCGAGTAGAGAATACCCATCCCTCCTCAAAGAGATCCCCCAACCTCCCGCTGTTCTCTATTATGAAGGAGAGCTGGATTGTCTCCAAGAGCCGGCCATCGCCATTGTCGGATCGCGACACCCGAGCGAGTACGGAAGAACGGTTACTCTCCGTCTTGCCAAAGAGATTGCGGAACGAGGGATCGTCGTGGTCAGCGGTTTTGCCCAAGGGATTGACCTGATGGCCCATCAGGGGGCCCTTGAAGGGGGAGGGAAGACGATTGCCGTCCTGGGTGCCGGGCTTGATATTGATTACCCGCGCGGGGATCAGGTTTGGAGGAGGGAGATTCGCCAAAAGGGGCTGTTGCTGACAGAACTACCCCCCGGAACACCGCCTCTTTCGCACAATTTTCCGTTGAGGAACAGGATCATCAGCGGACTCTCTTTGGGAGTGGTTGTGGTTGAGGCTGCACTCAACAGCGGCTCATTGATTACCGCCCAATGGGCTTTGGAACAAAACAGGGAGATCTTTGCCGTGCCTGGTCCGGTCGATTCCCCCCAATCTTTCGGGCCTCACTCCCTCATCCAGAAAGGGGCGAAGTTGGTTCAGCGTGTGGAAGATATTCTGGATGAGTTTCCTTTGTTTCAAGTCAAACAGCCCCAACGGGATGTTGAGAGGGGCGACGCGAGCCCCTGTGGAAAACCCCTTTACAATCACCTCAAAGAAGAGGAGAAGAAGATTCTTTTGCAACTGACCCCGACACCCAAATCGGTGGATGAGATTATGAGGCGAGTCAACATGGAAAGCGGCGCTGTCTTGGCAACACTCCTCTCGCTTGAACTCCGCGGCGTCATCCAGCAACATCCGGGCAAGCAGTTCAGTATTCTTAGGGAGGGTTCTTGAAAAAGACGCTTGTTGTCGTCGAGTCGCCGGCCAAGGCGAAGACGATTTCAAAATACCTGGGTTCC encodes:
- the dnaK gene encoding molecular chaperone DnaK, with protein sequence MPKIIGIDLGTTNSVVAVMEGKEPKVIVNEEGSRLTPSVVAFTKDGEVLVGQIAKRQAITNPDNTVYSIKRFMGRKYGEVSEEMKMVPYKVNKNSNGDVLVAIQGKEYNPPDISSKILMKLKKAAESYLGEKVTQAVITVPAYFNDSQRQATKDSGKIAGLEVLRIVNEPTASALAYGLDKKKNETIAVYDFGGGTFDISILEVGENVVEVISTNGDTHLGGDNIDHRVIDYLIAEFKKDQGIDLSRDKMVLQRLKEAAEKAKIELSSVLETEINLPFLTADASGPKHMNIRLTRAKLEALCEDLILRSLEPCKKALADGKKKASDIHEVVLVGGSTRIPRVQEEVKKLFGREPHQGVNPDEVVALGAAVQAGVLSGEVKDLLLLDVTPLTLGIETLGGVSTALIERNTTIPTKKSQVFSTAADNQTSVEIHILQGERPMAKDNRTLGRFVLDGIPSAPRGLPQIEVTFDIDANGILNVSAKDNATNKKQHITITASSGLSKEEIDKLVKEAASHEGEDKKRKEEIEVRNQADALVYGTEKTLSENKDKLEISLVKEIEDAIADCKKAVEKGEADEIKKSSESLMKSSHKMAEALYKAADKGGSPEGDSPKGDSPGDKGKDDNVVDAEFTETKD
- the dnaJ gene encoding molecular chaperone DnaJ, which codes for MAKRDYYEILGLSREATQEEIKKVYRQLALKYHPDRNPGDKQSEEKFKEAAEAYEVLADAEKRERYDRFGHAGLNGTGFHPFTNVDDIFSSFGDIFEDFFGFGGSSRGRRGRSRRGGDLSCEVGIEFLEACTGLEKKIEITKKEKCTACHGSRGAAGSSRQTCLQCQGSGQIGHRQGFFVVSATCDRCDGEGTILSHPCADCRGSGLVKKTKKLSIKIPPGIDNGVRLVLQGEGEAGQDDGPSGDLYVFVRVGSHDFFERDGDTIYCEIPVSMTQAALGGEIEVPTPYGNEKVKIPKGIENGETIVLKGKGFPHLRGQKKGDQVLKILVKTPRPLNKRQEELLHEFAVLSGEEGVTPHSPKKKKGFFS
- a CDS encoding lysophospholipase, whose translation is MNYEEARIRTGPAGEGFSLYYQAWRVSSPKTILIFVHGLGEHSGRYKNLVTYFSPRNYTLYGYDQRGHGKSPGPRAHVDRFDLLLEDLDQLIRFVRKNEQCQKLFVIGHSFGGQVLLNYCLDFPGNMDGAIFSSPNIRVAFPISPLKVRLAHFVDRFFPELSLPNDLNPDHISHDPAVVKAYTSDPLVSKKITVRLGKEILDNQAVLMNRAGQFDTPSLFLHAGDDKICSRPATEEFFDKIPISDKVLKTYDGFYHELFNEIGQERVFGDIERWLEQKLKL
- the nadB gene encoding L-aspartate oxidase, which encodes MELETDFLVVGSGIAGLWFALEAAEQGSVIVVTKKDQAESNTNYAQGGIASVFSSQDSFQSHIQDTLNAGAGLCRPEVVRMVIEEGPQEVMKMVERGVAFTRKNKEEFDLGREGGHSARRILHAQDMTGAEIERALLNLIAKNKNISMLQHHFGIDLITSRQLGIRPPEAGGEACLGLYLLDQKTKVVKTIRAKVTLLATGGAGKVYLYTSNPDIATGDGMAMAYRAGARMGNLEFVQFHPTCFFNTRDSYPKSDSSNGRRFLISEAVRGEGAALRLKNGEPFMQKYHPQKELAPRDSVARAIDSELKRTGDDYVLLDITGKPASFIKERFPNIYNQCLRYGVDITAEPIPVVPAAHYFCGGVVTDSDGKTSIGGLYAAGEVSCTGLHGANRLASNSLLEAVVFAKRAAKAAIQEIKEYRPEGPLRGRLHPALPVEGATRAPENDEQIVITHNWEEIRRLMWHYVGIVRSDKRLARAKARIDLLQEEIKEYYWNFRLTSDLLELRNIATVADLVIQCAQARKESRGLHYNTDHPETRREFEKDTVI
- the pgsA gene encoding CDP-diacylglycerol--glycerol-3-phosphate 3-phosphatidyltransferase, with translation MAWLEKKPFFRRRRFERKEFLGLPNYLTYGRIAAIPVIVFLLMSLHPDGGRVIHPRVYHWDHFASFLATVIFIVAALSDVVDGYYARRYNFTSSFGKFLDPLADKLLSTAVLILLIPIRRIAAWVVLILISREIAITTLRAIAADEGIVIAASRWGKYKTVMENFALGFFIYYYPALGLNTRAIANILIVMTILLSLGSGIHYIIGFFREVFAKGDSPKGISS
- a CDS encoding integration host factor subunit beta, translated to MNKSGLVQTIADKAKLTKKRAEDLVDLIFNSMSEALLQGDRIEIRGFGSFVVRVYESYTGRNPRTGESIQVKPKKLPFFKVGKELKEKVDGKIAKKSPAGE
- the dprA gene encoding DNA-protecting protein DprA; this translates as MQKSLQPASREYPSLLKEIPQPPAVLYYEGELDCLQEPAIAIVGSRHPSEYGRTVTLRLAKEIAERGIVVVSGFAQGIDLMAHQGALEGGGKTIAVLGAGLDIDYPRGDQVWRREIRQKGLLLTELPPGTPPLSHNFPLRNRIISGLSLGVVVVEAALNSGSLITAQWALEQNREIFAVPGPVDSPQSFGPHSLIQKGAKLVQRVEDILDEFPLFQVKQPQRDVERGDASPCGKPLYNHLKEEEKKILLQLTPTPKSVDEIMRRVNMESGAVLATLLSLELRGVIQQHPGKQFSILREGS